From Planctomycetia bacterium, a single genomic window includes:
- a CDS encoding helix-turn-helix domain-containing protein: MPRYRSTTDGAATLVGKLLLLIAESPETSATLAAKLNVSSRQVNRYILQLIAAGWLIEREGEWLRHDYHFVLKSPRIVMPAVPQSKIKRPKKKRAKKSDRS; encoded by the coding sequence ATGCCCAGATACCGCAGCACTACGGATGGTGCCGCCACACTTGTCGGCAAGCTACTGCTCCTCATCGCAGAGAGCCCCGAGACTTCAGCCACGCTGGCCGCGAAGCTCAACGTCTCCTCGCGACAGGTGAACCGCTACATCTTGCAGTTGATCGCGGCAGGGTGGCTGATCGAACGCGAAGGCGAATGGTTGAGACACGACTATCACTTCGTGCTGAAGTCACCAAGGATCGTGATGCCCGCAGTGCCGCAATCGAAGATCAAGCGACCGAAGAAAAAACGAGCGAAGAAGTCTGATAGGAGTTGA
- a CDS encoding site-specific integrase codes for MDEIKVKVVEFGDRKHYQMQYSDPVTRKKKTRSTEVEKTGLKKDRNEAERVAAKWEAELREGRYSSPSKTLWSHFRESYEAQVLSGLSKRTLQQSDIAFDMVERLLNPQRVHDVTAQRLSWLAAELRKETKVGEKTKPGLSESSIKSYFAHLKAAHRWAERVGMIAKAPVFPKLHRASSNDSAKGRALSGEEFDRMIAAVPKVVGEGRAAEWQRFLRGLWMSGFRVGESLVLSWDEGAGIVVDIAGRNPVAHIEADSQKSHRSETIPLAPEFGELLKAVPPDQRQGAVFSPIDQKGKRASLEVAIRTISEIGRKTNAKTWTNAKSGKTKCATAHDLRRSFGTRWASRVMPAVLQQMMRHASIQTTMRFYVTRNAVTAGDVIREAFEKTQSGNSSGNSSGNSAPSAHEKSTHES; via the coding sequence ATGGACGAAATCAAGGTGAAGGTTGTCGAGTTCGGCGACCGCAAGCACTACCAGATGCAGTATTCCGACCCAGTGACGCGTAAGAAGAAGACGCGGTCGACCGAGGTCGAAAAAACGGGGCTCAAAAAGGACCGGAATGAGGCGGAACGCGTCGCGGCGAAGTGGGAGGCTGAACTGCGTGAAGGAAGGTATTCCTCGCCCAGCAAGACTCTTTGGTCGCACTTCCGTGAAAGCTACGAAGCACAGGTTCTGAGCGGCTTGTCAAAACGAACGCTTCAACAAAGCGATATTGCTTTCGACATGGTCGAGCGGCTGTTAAACCCGCAACGTGTCCATGATGTCACGGCACAGCGACTTTCTTGGTTGGCTGCGGAGTTGCGGAAGGAAACGAAAGTTGGCGAGAAAACGAAACCCGGTTTGTCGGAATCGTCGATCAAGAGCTACTTTGCGCATTTGAAGGCGGCTCACCGATGGGCCGAACGTGTTGGCATGATCGCCAAGGCGCCCGTGTTTCCGAAACTGCATCGCGCTTCGAGTAACGATTCCGCGAAGGGACGTGCCTTGAGCGGGGAAGAGTTTGACCGAATGATCGCTGCGGTGCCGAAGGTTGTCGGAGAGGGCCGGGCGGCGGAATGGCAGCGATTCCTACGTGGCCTATGGATGTCGGGCTTTCGCGTCGGCGAATCACTCGTACTGTCTTGGGATGAAGGGGCCGGAATCGTCGTCGACATCGCAGGCCGCAACCCGGTTGCGCACATCGAGGCCGATTCGCAGAAATCGCACCGTAGCGAAACGATTCCCTTGGCACCGGAGTTCGGCGAGCTTCTTAAAGCCGTACCTCCAGATCAGCGCCAGGGGGCCGTGTTCTCGCCGATCGACCAGAAGGGAAAGCGAGCGTCGCTGGAAGTCGCAATTCGCACGATCAGCGAGATTGGCCGGAAGACGAATGCGAAAACTTGGACGAACGCCAAAAGCGGTAAAACAAAGTGTGCGACCGCTCACGATCTACGTCGTTCGTTCGGTACCCGCTGGGCCTCTCGCGTGATGCCCGCCGTCTTGCAGCAAATGATGCGGCATGCGAGCATTCAGACGACGATGCGCTTCTATGTCACCCGCAACGCAGTCACTGCGGGGGATGTGATCCGCGAAGCCTTCGAGAAAACCCAGTCTGGTAACAGTTCTGGTAACAGTTCTGGTAACAGTGCCCCTTCAGCGCATGAAAAAAGCACCCACGAGTCTTAG